The following proteins are encoded in a genomic region of Drosophila willistoni isolate 14030-0811.24 chromosome 3R, UCI_dwil_1.1, whole genome shotgun sequence:
- the LOC6647418 gene encoding exosome complex component RRP46: MNEIATDKGKVPNDKLREMRCEFNPLSRCDGSVMYSQGSTVVIAAVLGPVEVKTQSLSIDGSYLECNYRPKAGLPQVKERIRESVIQDVLELAVLGESYPRSKMSVQIQELEDRGSIDACAVNAACLAMIIGGLPMKYSFAAVQCIINEDGEYILDPDQRETLHQRASFTFAFDSLEGDLLLVQTKGSFKIAQFNDIECLCRSASANIFQFYRDNIAKYHGRKSSPTSDVKEMETET; the protein is encoded by the exons atgaatgaaattgcCACTGACAAAGGAAAAGTTCCCAATGATAAGCTGAGGGAGATGCGATGCGAGTTCAATCCGCTCTCGCGATGCGATGGTTCAGTGATGTATAGCCAAG GATCAACAGTTGTCATTGCCGCCGTTTTGGGACCAGTTGAGGTCAAGACCCAAAGCCTTAGCATAGATGGCAGTTACTTGGAGTGCAATTATCGACCAAAGGCGGGATTGCCGCAGGTGAAGGAACGCATACGAGAATCGGTAATACAAGATGTCCTGGAGTTGGCTGTGCTGGGCGAATCCTATCCACGTTCCAAGATGTCAGTTCAAATACAGGAGCTGGAGGATCGTGGAAGT ATAGACGCGTGTGCGGTGAATGCCGCCTGCCTGGCCATGATTATCGGAGGCCTGCCCATGAAATACAGTTTCGCTGCAGTGCAATGCATTATCAATGAAGATGGCGAATATATACTGGATCCGGATCAGAGGGAAACACTGCATCAGCGTGCCAGTTTCACATTTGCCTTCGACTCCCTGGAGGGAGATTTGCTGCTGGTGCAGACAAAAGGATCTTTTAAAATTGCCCAATTCAACGATATAGAGTGCCTATGCCGCTCTGCTAGTGCGAATATCTTTCAATTCTATCGTGATAATATAGCCAAATACCATGGTAGAAAGTCTAGCCCAACGAGCGATGTgaaagaaatggaaacggaaacgTAG
- the LOC6647026 gene encoding CDK5RAP1-like protein, which produces MKRRWQLVSCLRQHWRSQSHAAGSSASQPTPATSSTPRETFLKRVNSGPGLQDFFTAKPTSRLKENEELDVDNSVPYLNSIDFNGQGRKVHFEVYGCQMNTNDTEVVWSILQENGYQRCHDQNEADVIMLVTCAVRDGAEQKIWNRLRHLRALKEKRSSRRGPLQLTLLGCMAERLKERLLEQEKSVDVIAGPDSYKDLPRLLAVSRHYGNSAINVLLSLDETYADVMPVRLNSESPTAFVSIMRGCDNMCSYCIVPFTRGRERSRPLESIVREVLTLQEQGVKEVTLLGQNVNSYRDRSGQDEDNTKDAPVPGFKTVYKPKSGGLPFSKLLESVAEAVPEMRIRFTSPHPKDFSDDVLRIIRDYPNVCKQLHLPAQSGNSQVLARMRRGYTREAYLELVEHIRKILPHVGLSSDFICGFCGETDEEFEDTISLIQKVRYNVAYLFAYSMREKTTAHRRFVDDVPLAVKTQRLQRMVQAFRTGATQLHQEFVGQQQLILIEGRSKRSALHWFGRNDANIKVIVPSMEVPVAGQDSSKMKSFGVGDFVVARIEESNSQVLKGTPLQLSSISRFHSKA; this is translated from the coding sequence atgaaacGCCGTTGGCAGTTGGTCAGCTGTCTGAGACAACATTGGCGAAGTCAAAGCCATGCTGCCGGCTCATCAGCATCTCAGCCAACACCAGCAACTTCTTCAACTCCACGTGAGACCTTCTTGAAACGAGTTAACTCGGGGCCCGGCTTGCAGGATTTCTTCACAGCAAAACCAACTTCCAGGCTAAAGGAGAACGAGGAATTGGACGTGGACAATAGTGTGCCCTATCTAAATAGCATTGATTTCAATGGACAGGGCCGAAAAGTACACTTTGAGGTTTATGGCTGCCAAATGAACACCAACGATACGGAGGTGGTTTGGAGCATACTCCAGGAAAATGGCTATCAACGATGCCACGACCAAAACGAAGCAGATGTGATCATGTTGGTTACCTGTGCGGTGCGTGATGGAGCCGAACAAAAGATTTGGAATCGTCTGCGCCATTTGCGAGCACTCAAGGAAAAGCGCTCCAGTAGACGAGGACCATTGCAGCTAACTCTGTTGGGATGCATGGCAGAGCGGCTGAAAGAACGTTTGCTGGAACAGGAGAAAAGTGTCGACGTTATAGCTGGACCCGATAGCTACAAGGACCTACCCAGATTACTGGCCGTATCACGACATTATGGCAATTCGGCTATCAATGTGCTCCTCTCACTGGACGAGACCTATGCGGATGTGATGCCAGTGCGTTTAAATTCCGAATCCCCTACCGCTTTTGTGTCCATTATGCGAGGATGCGACAACATGTGTTCCTATTGCATAGTGCCTTTTACACGAGGTCGCGAACGATCCCGTCCTCTGGAGTCCATTGTGAGAGAAGTGCTCACCCTGCAGGAGCAGGGCGTTAAAGAGGTGACACTCCTTGGACAGAATGTCAACTCGTACAGAGATCGCAGTGGACAAGATGAGGATAATACTAAGGATGCACCGGTGCCTGGTTTTAAGACTGTCTACAAACCAAAAAGCGGTGGTTTACCCTTCTCAAAGCTGCTCGAAAGCGTAGCCGAGGCAGTACCAGAAATGCGAATACGTTTCACTTCGCCTCATCCGAAGGACTTCTCCGACGATGTGCTGAGGATTATACGCGACTATCCGAATGTGTGCAAGCAATTGCACCTGCCCGCCCAGTCGGGCAACTCACAAGTTTTGGCCAGAATGCGACGAGGCTACACTCGGGAAGCCTATTTGGAGCTGGTCGAGCACATACGCAAGATTCTGCCCCATGTGGGTTTGTCCAGTGACTTTATTTGCGGCTTTTGTGGCGAAACGGATGAGGAATTCGAGGATACTATCTCCCTAATCCAAAAGGTTCGTTACAATGTGGCCTATCTCTTTGCCTATAGCATGAGAGAGAAAACCACAGCACATCGACGCTTTGTGGATGATGTGCCGCTGGCGGTGAAGACACAACGACTACAGCGAATGGTTCAAGCCTTTCGCACTGGAGCCACTCAACTCCATCAAGAATTTGTGGGTCAACAACAACTAATTCTCATCGAAGGTAGAAGCAAGCGTTCCGCTTTGCATTGGTTTGGACGCAATGACGCAAACATTAAGGTTATTGTACCTTCTATGGAGGTGCCTGTAGCCGGACAAGATTCTAGCAAAATGAAATCCTTTGGAGTCGGTGATTTTGTGGTGGCTCGCATTGAGGAATCCAATTCTCAGGTGCTTAAGGGCACACCCCTGCAACTGAGCAGCATTTCCAGATTTCACAGCAAAGCGTAg